The following coding sequences are from one Streptococcus sp. NPS 308 window:
- a CDS encoding MazG nucleotide pyrophosphohydrolase domain-containing protein — protein MKDLTFRQLQAYLLEHYQQSRTEEGLFIKLVEEVGEVAEVLNGRSGRKEGVQDSNEELAKELADIIHYTVAIAAINDIDLTKTIFDKDKKAAIKYQHERDLEGFLENLQEN, from the coding sequence ATGAAGGATTTAACCTTTAGACAATTACAAGCTTACTTACTCGAACATTACCAGCAATCTCGAACTGAGGAAGGCCTCTTTATCAAGCTAGTGGAGGAAGTCGGAGAAGTAGCCGAGGTCTTGAATGGGCGCTCTGGTAGAAAAGAGGGTGTCCAGGACTCAAATGAGGAACTAGCCAAAGAACTGGCAGATATTATTCACTACACTGTCGCAATTGCGGCCATCAACGATATTGACCTAACCAAAACCATCTTTGACAAAGATAAGAAGGCTGCCATTAAGTACCAACATGAACGAGATTTGGAAGGATTTTTGGAAAACCTCCAAGAGAACTAG